A genomic region of Streptomyces sp. NBC_00247 contains the following coding sequences:
- a CDS encoding PP2C family protein-serine/threonine phosphatase gives MRESSGDTVEHVLHAFLAEVHSTAPTNLSVLVNRYAARLGLGHVDVYLVDLQQRCLTLLSGEDRLPVDGSLAGWAYRAMSLRVQNTDSRTLIVWLPLVDGEERLGVVGFHLETLDGILLERCGSLASVLAMAITSKRAFSDRLVQQARTGTMTLPAEMLRALLPPRSIGDDRAVSTAVLEPAYELGGDAFDHAMTESTLHAVILDAMGHNLASGLTTAIAMAGCRSARRRGSGLGEMVRTVDEALAEWLPDQFCTGIVLQLDLASGILSWVNSGHPPPLLIRDEQVLESALEYPGEPPMGTPGVLGGGSRTVREVALEPGDRVILYTDGVTEARLDGGSQFGLSGFTTSIIRATAVGELAPEALRQLIHSILEHQNDELADDATILMIEWRQRHRA, from the coding sequence ATGAGGGAGTCCTCCGGCGACACCGTCGAACACGTCCTGCACGCCTTCCTGGCGGAGGTGCACTCGACGGCTCCGACGAACCTCTCCGTCCTCGTCAACCGGTACGCCGCACGCCTGGGCCTCGGTCACGTGGACGTCTACCTGGTGGACCTCCAGCAGAGGTGTCTGACCCTTCTTTCGGGCGAGGACCGGCTGCCGGTGGACGGGTCCCTGGCCGGCTGGGCCTACCGGGCGATGTCGCTGCGTGTGCAGAACACCGATTCCCGCACGCTGATCGTCTGGCTCCCGCTCGTCGACGGCGAAGAGCGGTTGGGGGTGGTCGGCTTCCATCTGGAGACGCTGGACGGCATCCTGCTGGAACGGTGCGGGTCGCTCGCGTCCGTCCTCGCCATGGCCATCACCTCCAAGCGCGCGTTCAGCGACCGCCTCGTCCAGCAGGCGCGCACCGGGACGATGACGCTGCCGGCGGAGATGCTGCGGGCCCTGCTTCCGCCCCGCTCCATCGGCGACGACCGGGCCGTCTCCACCGCGGTCCTCGAACCCGCCTACGAGCTGGGCGGGGACGCGTTCGACCACGCGATGACGGAGTCGACGCTGCACGCCGTGATCCTGGACGCGATGGGGCACAACCTCGCGTCCGGCCTGACCACCGCGATCGCGATGGCCGGCTGCCGGAGCGCCCGGCGTCGGGGCTCCGGGCTGGGCGAGATGGTGAGGACCGTCGACGAGGCGCTCGCGGAGTGGCTGCCGGACCAGTTCTGCACCGGGATCGTCCTGCAGCTCGACCTGGCCAGCGGCATTCTGAGCTGGGTCAACAGCGGGCACCCGCCGCCGCTCCTCATCCGCGACGAACAGGTCCTGGAGAGCGCCCTCGAATATCCGGGCGAACCCCCGATGGGCACGCCCGGAGTGCTCGGGGGTGGCTCCCGCACGGTGCGCGAAGTGGCGCTGGAGCCGGGAGACCGCGTGATCCTCTACACGGACGGGGTGACCGAGGCGCGTCTGGACGGTGGGTCGCAGTTCGGTCTCTCGGGCTTCACCACCTCCATCATCCGCGCCACCGCGGTCGGCGAACTCGCTCCGGAGGCCCTCCGCCAGCTCATCCACTCGATCCTGGAACACCAGAACGACGAACTGGCGGACGACGCCACCATCCTCATGATCGAGTGGCGGCAGCGGCACCGGGCGTGA
- a CDS encoding zinc-dependent alcohol dehydrogenase, producing the protein MRALTYHGKRDVRVDTVPDPPIEKPDDVIVRITSTGICGSDLHLYEVLGPYIDPGDILGHEPMGIVEETGPEVTSVAKGDRVVIPFNICCGHCFMCRQGLHSQCETTQMRSRGMGAALFGYTKLYGQVPGGQAQFLRVPFGNSLPVKVPAGPPDDRFVYLSDVLPTAWQAVEYAAIPPGGTVTVLGLGPIGAMAARIARHRGAGLVVGVDLVPERLARASAYGATCLDLRRYDQGPGDAIRELTQGRGTDSVIDAVGMEAHGAPTAKAAHWAVGLLPDAVAERLMETAGIDRLSAVYAAVDVVRRGGTISLSGVYGGAVDPLPLLKMFDKQIQLRMGQANVWRWVDDILPLLTDADPLGVDSFATHHLPLEQGPRAYAAFQQKADGMIKTLLNP; encoded by the coding sequence GTGCGGGCGCTCACCTATCACGGAAAGCGGGACGTCAGGGTCGACACGGTCCCCGACCCTCCGATCGAGAAGCCGGACGACGTGATCGTGCGCATCACCTCGACGGGCATCTGCGGCTCCGACCTCCATCTCTACGAGGTCCTCGGCCCTTACATCGACCCGGGCGACATCCTCGGTCACGAACCGATGGGGATCGTGGAGGAGACCGGCCCCGAGGTCACCTCGGTGGCGAAGGGGGACCGGGTCGTCATCCCCTTCAACATCTGCTGCGGCCACTGCTTCATGTGCCGGCAGGGCCTGCACTCCCAGTGCGAGACGACCCAGATGCGCTCCCGGGGCATGGGCGCCGCACTCTTCGGATACACCAAGCTGTACGGCCAAGTGCCCGGCGGGCAGGCGCAGTTCCTGCGGGTCCCGTTCGGGAACAGCCTGCCGGTCAAGGTACCGGCCGGGCCGCCGGACGACCGGTTCGTCTACCTCTCCGACGTGCTGCCCACCGCCTGGCAGGCGGTCGAGTACGCGGCGATCCCGCCCGGCGGCACGGTCACCGTCCTCGGCCTCGGCCCGATCGGCGCCATGGCGGCCCGCATCGCGCGCCACCGGGGAGCCGGGCTCGTCGTCGGTGTGGACCTGGTGCCCGAGCGCCTGGCCCGCGCGAGCGCGTACGGCGCCACCTGCCTGGACCTGCGGCGTTACGACCAAGGCCCCGGCGACGCGATCCGGGAACTCACCCAGGGGCGCGGCACGGACTCCGTCATCGACGCCGTCGGCATGGAGGCGCACGGCGCCCCCACGGCCAAGGCGGCCCACTGGGCGGTCGGGCTGCTGCCGGACGCCGTGGCCGAACGCCTCATGGAGACGGCGGGCATCGACCGGCTCTCCGCGGTCTACGCCGCCGTCGACGTGGTGCGCCGGGGCGGCACGATCTCGCTCTCCGGCGTCTACGGAGGCGCCGTCGACCCGCTGCCCCTGCTGAAGATGTTCGACAAGCAGATCCAGCTCCGGATGGGCCAGGCCAACGTGTGGCGCTGGGTCGACGACATCCTCCCGCTGCTCACCGACGCGGACCCGCTCGGCGTCGACAGCTTCGCCACCCACCATCTGCCACTGGAACAGGGACCCCGGGCGTACGCCGCCTTCCAGCAGAAGGCGGACGGCATGATCAAGACGCTGCTGAACCCCTGA
- the dapA gene encoding 4-hydroxy-tetrahydrodipicolinate synthase — protein sequence MTTDRPRPRPFGRALCAMVTPFTASGALDPDAAAAHAAALVRDGCDGLVLSGTTGESPTTTDAEKKALVRAVREAVGDGVPVLAGVGSADTRHTVELAREAEKAGADGLLVVTPYYSRPPQEAVEAHFLRVAEASGLPLMLYDIPGRTGTRIEPETLLRLAEHPRVVAVKDCAYDMLGTTGVLSRTGLAYYSGCEELNLPLYAVGGAGYVSTVANVAPRQVRAPLDAFDAGRTGEAALLNARNTRLTELMMASGLPGTVTAKALLDLGPVREPLRPAGREAAEELRRALGELLAG from the coding sequence ATGACGACCGACCGCCCTCGCCCCCGCCCTTTCGGCCGCGCGCTCTGCGCGATGGTCACCCCGTTCACCGCTTCCGGGGCGCTCGATCCGGACGCCGCGGCCGCCCACGCCGCCGCCCTGGTGCGCGACGGCTGCGACGGCCTCGTCCTCAGCGGGACCACCGGGGAGTCCCCGACCACGACGGACGCCGAGAAGAAGGCGCTGGTACGCGCGGTGCGGGAGGCGGTGGGTGACGGGGTGCCGGTCCTGGCGGGCGTGGGCAGCGCGGACACCCGGCACACGGTGGAGCTGGCGCGCGAGGCGGAGAAGGCGGGCGCGGACGGGCTGCTGGTGGTGACCCCGTACTACAGCAGGCCGCCGCAGGAGGCCGTCGAGGCGCACTTCCTTCGCGTCGCGGAGGCGTCCGGGCTGCCGCTGATGCTGTACGACATCCCCGGCCGCACGGGCACCCGGATCGAGCCGGAGACCCTGCTGAGGCTCGCGGAGCACCCCCGCGTCGTGGCGGTGAAGGACTGCGCCTACGACATGCTCGGCACGACCGGGGTGCTGTCACGCACGGGGCTCGCCTACTACTCCGGCTGCGAGGAGCTCAACCTGCCTCTCTACGCGGTCGGCGGCGCGGGGTACGTGAGCACGGTGGCCAATGTCGCGCCCCGCCAGGTGCGGGCGCCGCTCGACGCCTTCGACGCGGGCCGTACCGGCGAGGCCGCACTCCTCAACGCCCGCAACACCCGGCTGACCGAGCTGATGATGGCGTCCGGGCTGCCCGGAACGGTCACCGCCAAGGCGCTGCTGGACCTCGGCCCCGTCCGCGAACCACTGCGCCCCGCGGGCCGCGAGGCGGCCGAGGAGCTGCGCAGGGCCCTCGGGGAACTTCTCGCCGGGTGA
- a CDS encoding metal-sulfur cluster assembly factor, with amino-acid sequence MSENETVALKPASEEEVREALYDVVDPELGIDVVNLGLIYGIHIDDANIATLDMTLTSAACPLTDVIEDQAKSATDGIVSELRINWVWMPPWGPDKITDDGREQLRALGFNV; translated from the coding sequence ATGAGCGAGAACGAGACTGTGGCACTGAAGCCGGCCTCCGAGGAGGAGGTCCGCGAGGCGCTGTACGACGTCGTCGACCCGGAACTGGGCATCGACGTCGTCAACCTGGGCCTGATCTACGGCATCCACATCGACGACGCCAACATCGCCACCCTCGACATGACGCTGACGTCCGCGGCCTGCCCGTTGACCGACGTCATCGAGGACCAGGCGAAGTCCGCGACCGACGGCATCGTCAGCGAGCTGCGGATCAACTGGGTCTGGATGCCGCCGTGGGGCCCGGACAAGATCACGGACGACGGACGCGAGCAGCTGCGCGCGCTCGGCTTCAACGTCTGA
- a CDS encoding DUF7847 domain-containing protein: MPPPPEPGVIPLAPLRLSDILNGTFSAMGRYWKALFGFAAAVYGTAAVAFAAALLIAFSAVRDHVDGIRASADDPDVPWDDITPILVALGVVALIGAVVAFVAVALVQAAVPTVLQGAVLGRPVTFRSVRQSALSRLRAMLGTALLTGLIAVIPVALVMVVEASLVGIALSDGNPDGAAVWLGLAVLLLLPAGPLAVWLWVKFSLAPTAVVLEGQGPVAAMRRSSTLVRGSWWRIFGISLLGYAMAGVASYLIQMPFSIAGTFSSVVTTQDIGDDPNLTSILVAVGSASAIMVAGQLIGQVFVGTFPPLLLGMLYVDRRIRTENLAQDLADAAGLPMPPAYGPPPYGHQPPPPPYGHQPPPPPYGYPGPQPGPQAGPPPGPQPGAGPGQEGDSTP, from the coding sequence ATGCCACCGCCACCGGAGCCCGGGGTGATACCGCTGGCGCCCCTGCGGCTTTCGGACATCCTCAACGGCACCTTCTCCGCGATGGGCCGCTACTGGAAAGCCCTGTTCGGCTTCGCCGCCGCGGTCTACGGAACGGCCGCGGTCGCGTTCGCCGCGGCGCTCCTCATCGCCTTCTCCGCCGTCCGCGACCACGTCGACGGCATCAGGGCATCCGCCGACGACCCGGACGTCCCGTGGGACGACATCACCCCGATCCTGGTGGCTCTCGGGGTCGTGGCGCTGATCGGGGCGGTCGTGGCCTTCGTGGCCGTCGCCCTGGTGCAGGCAGCGGTGCCCACGGTGCTCCAGGGGGCCGTGTTGGGCCGCCCGGTGACCTTCCGCTCGGTCCGGCAGAGCGCTCTGTCCAGGCTGCGGGCCATGCTGGGCACCGCGCTCCTGACCGGGCTGATCGCGGTGATTCCCGTCGCCCTGGTGATGGTCGTCGAAGCGTCCCTGGTCGGGATCGCCCTGTCCGACGGGAACCCGGACGGCGCCGCCGTGTGGCTGGGGCTCGCCGTCCTGCTGCTGCTCCCGGCCGGACCGCTCGCGGTCTGGCTCTGGGTGAAGTTCTCGCTGGCGCCGACGGCGGTGGTGCTGGAGGGACAGGGGCCGGTCGCCGCGATGCGCCGCTCGTCCACGCTCGTTCGCGGCAGTTGGTGGCGGATATTCGGCATATCGCTGCTGGGCTACGCGATGGCCGGTGTGGCCTCGTACCTCATCCAGATGCCGTTCTCCATCGCCGGCACGTTCTCCTCCGTGGTGACCACCCAGGACATCGGCGACGACCCGAACCTCACCTCCATCCTGGTCGCGGTGGGCAGCGCCTCCGCGATCATGGTGGCCGGCCAGCTGATCGGCCAGGTCTTCGTGGGCACCTTCCCGCCGCTGCTGCTGGGGATGCTCTACGTCGACCGCCGCATCCGTACGGAGAACCTGGCGCAGGACCTGGCCGACGCGGCGGGCCTGCCGATGCCGCCCGCCTACGGGCCTCCGCCCTACGGCCACCAGCCGCCGCCTCCGCCGTACGGCCACCAGCCGCCGCCTCCGCCGTACGGCTACCCCGGCCCGCAGCCGGGTCCGCAGGCCGGTCCGCCGCCGGGTCCTCAGCCCGGGGCCGGGCCCGGCCAGGAAGGGGACTCCACCCCCTGA
- a CDS encoding S53 family peptidase: MRISRAGKRAGLSMAATLPLLAGALALGIPSASADSAPGGRDALQGTKPAWATAQADQGATADSGKVSVRVHLAGRDAAGLAAYAAAVSDPRSSSYGKYLSADQAQARFGATQQQIDEVSQWLTSNGLTVTGANQHYVSATGDVAAAEKTFSTQLHNYRKGSRTYRAPSATASVPAGLGEAVLAVSGLDNAPHKSSQDEVLPPPDAVFRNAGPFSTYYGSNTASSLPGAYGSKVPYAVKGYTGKQLRSAYGAGSWTGKGVTVAITDAYASPTIAKDAAEYAKRNGDAPYKKGQLSQVLPADYTATEECGASGWYGEETLDVEAVHAVAPAADIVYVGGASCYDADLLDSLDKVVDHRLADIVSNSWGDVEANETPDVAAAYDQVFKLGAVEGIGFYFSSGDAGDNVASTGTKQVDVPSNSAWVTSVGGTSLAVGKGDAYQWETGWGTVKAGLSDDGKSWTDFPGAYTSGAGGGTSSTVKQPSYQRGVVPDSLAKANGKTRMRTEPDIAAVADPNTGFLVGQTQTLPDGSLGYDEYRIGGTSLAAPVIAGVQALAQQAQHGRSIGFANPAIYARYSSKAYHDVTDHPLGAGRDLAVARVDFANSVDATDGLLTSLRTLGKDASLTAVKGYDDVTGVGTPAAGYISSFR; this comes from the coding sequence ATGAGAATCAGCCGCGCCGGAAAACGTGCCGGGCTGAGCATGGCGGCGACACTGCCACTGCTCGCCGGCGCACTCGCCCTCGGCATACCGTCCGCCAGTGCGGACTCCGCTCCGGGCGGGCGCGACGCGTTGCAGGGCACCAAGCCCGCCTGGGCGACCGCCCAGGCGGACCAGGGCGCCACTGCCGACAGCGGCAAGGTGAGCGTCCGGGTGCACCTCGCCGGACGGGACGCCGCGGGGCTCGCCGCGTACGCCGCCGCCGTGTCCGACCCGCGGTCCTCCTCGTACGGGAAGTACCTGAGCGCCGACCAGGCACAGGCCCGGTTCGGAGCGACCCAGCAGCAGATCGACGAGGTCAGCCAGTGGCTGACCTCGAACGGCCTGACCGTCACCGGCGCGAACCAGCACTACGTCTCCGCCACCGGTGACGTCGCCGCGGCCGAGAAGACCTTCTCCACCCAGTTGCACAACTACCGCAAGGGCAGTCGTACTTACCGCGCCCCTTCCGCCACGGCCTCCGTGCCGGCCGGGCTGGGCGAAGCCGTGCTCGCGGTGTCCGGTCTGGACAACGCGCCGCACAAGTCGAGCCAGGACGAGGTACTCCCGCCGCCGGACGCGGTGTTCCGCAACGCGGGCCCCTTCTCCACCTATTACGGCTCGAACACCGCCTCCTCGCTGCCCGGCGCGTACGGCTCCAAGGTGCCGTACGCGGTCAAGGGCTACACCGGCAAGCAGCTCCGCTCCGCGTACGGTGCGGGCAGCTGGACCGGCAAGGGCGTGACCGTCGCCATCACCGACGCGTACGCCTCGCCGACCATCGCCAAGGACGCGGCGGAGTACGCCAAGCGCAACGGCGACGCCCCGTACAAGAAGGGCCAGCTCAGCCAGGTGCTGCCGGCCGACTACACCGCGACCGAGGAGTGCGGGGCGTCCGGCTGGTACGGCGAGGAGACCCTCGACGTGGAGGCCGTGCACGCCGTCGCGCCCGCCGCGGACATCGTGTACGTGGGCGGCGCCTCCTGTTACGACGCCGACCTGCTGGACTCGCTCGACAAGGTCGTCGACCACCGGCTCGCCGACATCGTCTCCAACTCCTGGGGCGACGTCGAGGCCAACGAGACCCCGGACGTCGCGGCCGCCTACGACCAGGTGTTCAAGCTGGGCGCGGTCGAGGGCATCGGCTTCTACTTCTCCTCCGGCGACGCGGGCGACAACGTCGCGTCCACCGGCACCAAGCAGGTCGACGTCCCGTCCAACTCCGCGTGGGTGACGTCGGTCGGCGGCACCTCGCTGGCCGTCGGCAAGGGTGACGCGTACCAGTGGGAGACCGGCTGGGGCACGGTGAAGGCCGGCCTCTCCGACGACGGGAAGAGCTGGACCGACTTCCCCGGCGCCTACACCTCCGGCGCGGGCGGCGGCACCAGCTCGACCGTGAAGCAGCCGTCCTACCAGCGCGGTGTCGTGCCGGACTCGCTCGCCAAGGCGAACGGCAAGACCCGGATGCGTACCGAACCGGACATCGCGGCGGTCGCCGACCCGAACACCGGCTTCCTGGTCGGCCAGACCCAGACGCTGCCCGACGGCTCGCTCGGCTACGACGAGTACCGCATCGGCGGTACGTCGCTGGCGGCGCCGGTCATCGCGGGCGTCCAGGCCCTCGCGCAGCAGGCGCAGCACGGCCGGTCGATCGGCTTCGCCAACCCGGCGATCTACGCCCGCTACTCCTCGAAGGCGTACCACGACGTCACCGACCACCCGCTGGGTGCGGGCCGTGACCTCGCGGTGGCCCGGGTCGACTTCGCCAACAGCGTCGACGCGACGGACGGTCTGCTGACCTCGCTGCGGACCCTCGGCAAGGACGCCTCGCTCACGGCGGTCAAGGGGTACGACGACGTGACGGGCGTCGGTACCCCGGCGGCCGGGTACATCAGCTCCTTCCGCTGA
- a CDS encoding VOC family protein has protein sequence MASSWYTLVVDAHDMPSLARFWCAVLDWKVVHEDGDEVTIGANAQALPGLCFVCVPERKAVKNRLHIDLSPDDQAAEVERILALGATRVDVGQGGDVTWVVLADPEGNEFCVLRPKKTLRD, from the coding sequence ATGGCCTCTTCTTGGTACACGCTCGTCGTGGACGCCCACGACATGCCGTCGCTCGCCCGCTTCTGGTGCGCGGTGCTGGACTGGAAGGTCGTCCACGAGGACGGGGACGAGGTGACCATCGGGGCGAACGCCCAGGCCCTGCCGGGGCTTTGCTTCGTCTGCGTACCCGAACGCAAGGCGGTCAAGAACCGTCTGCACATCGACCTCAGCCCCGATGACCAGGCAGCCGAGGTCGAGCGGATTCTCGCGCTCGGCGCGACCCGGGTGGACGTCGGACAGGGCGGCGACGTCACGTGGGTGGTGCTGGCGGATCCGGAGGGCAACGAGTTCTGCGTGTTGCGGCCGAAGAAGACGCTGCGGGACTGA
- the sufU gene encoding Fe-S cluster assembly sulfur transfer protein SufU encodes MYQLDSMYQEVILDHYKHPHGRGLRDGDAEVHHVNPTCGDEITLRVRYEGDTLADVSYEGQGCSISQASASVLNELLVGKELDQARKIQDAFLALMQSKGQLEPDDAMEEVLEDAVAFAGVSKYPARVKCALLSWMAWKDATAKALSEGKTS; translated from the coding sequence ATGTACCAGCTGGATTCGATGTACCAGGAAGTCATCCTGGATCACTACAAGCACCCCCACGGGCGCGGCCTGCGGGACGGCGACGCCGAGGTGCACCACGTCAATCCGACGTGCGGCGACGAGATCACGCTCCGCGTGCGGTACGAGGGCGACACCCTCGCCGACGTCAGCTACGAGGGGCAGGGCTGCTCGATCAGCCAGGCCAGCGCCTCGGTGCTGAACGAACTGCTGGTCGGCAAGGAGCTGGACCAGGCGCGGAAGATCCAGGACGCGTTCCTGGCGCTGATGCAGTCCAAGGGCCAGCTGGAGCCCGACGACGCGATGGAGGAGGTGCTGGAGGACGCGGTCGCGTTCGCCGGTGTCTCCAAGTACCCGGCCCGCGTCAAGTGCGCGCTGCTGAGCTGGATGGCGTGGAAGGACGCGACGGCGAAGGCGCTGTCCGAAGGGAAGACCTCATGA
- a CDS encoding phosphocholine-specific phospholipase C codes for MTPISRRGFVGLGASVAAGLTLGAGTRPAEATGAAGATATGTIEDVRHVVILMQENRSFDHYFGRLKGVRGFDDRSTLTLAGNRPVFDQPNGTGRQFPWKLSATPAAGGQDGETLAQCNGDLPHSWSSQHSAWNKGRLDNWVAGVGSVRSLGYLDRSDLPFHYALADAYTVCDAYFCSTLSATGPNRTYLWSGKVDAASYDGGDESGLTWQNYAQALQAAGVSWKVYQNAQDNYGDNGCAYFKAFAGAKAGDPLYDRGMSSVPKVTGSTPDDIAAAIRADVLAGTLPQVSWVVPNQAFSEHPYAPPGDGAHFVDLVYRALAADEDVFDSTVLFLNYDENDGFFDHVPPPAPPAGTPGEFLNGVPYGFGFRVPMTVVSPWTRGGWVSSEVFEHTSVLRFLETWTTALGTPAACPHISEWRRRVSGDLTGVFDFAHPVKGAVALPATSVIGLSTCGPLPNPVPTDNALPAQEPGTRPSRALPYQPNGYLERLEFGASGKILAWFTMANQGTPATRAAHFSVHPNAYRDTTPWQYTVDAQGAASDFFNIGSGYGGGVYDLTMTGPNRFLRRFRGDATKAGKTAEVHTRYATEAGTGKLAIWFAMVNSGSTAVTFTITSTHYRGDGPWTYTVPAGSATEDFFNAVALTKGWYDFTVTVDSDTSWSRRFTGRLETGQAGVSG; via the coding sequence ATGACACCGATCAGTCGTAGGGGCTTCGTGGGACTCGGAGCCTCCGTGGCGGCCGGGCTGACGCTGGGCGCCGGAACGCGCCCGGCCGAGGCCACGGGCGCGGCCGGCGCCACCGCGACGGGCACCATCGAGGACGTGCGCCACGTGGTGATCCTGATGCAGGAGAACCGCAGTTTCGACCACTACTTCGGACGGTTGAAGGGCGTGCGGGGCTTCGACGACCGCAGCACGCTCACTCTGGCCGGCAACCGCCCGGTCTTCGACCAGCCCAACGGCACGGGCCGCCAGTTCCCGTGGAAGCTGAGCGCGACGCCGGCCGCGGGCGGCCAGGACGGCGAGACCCTCGCCCAGTGCAACGGCGACCTGCCGCACTCCTGGTCCTCCCAGCACTCCGCGTGGAACAAGGGCCGCCTGGACAACTGGGTGGCGGGAGTCGGCAGTGTCCGCTCGCTCGGCTACCTCGACCGCTCGGACCTCCCCTTCCACTACGCGCTCGCCGACGCCTACACGGTCTGCGACGCCTATTTCTGCTCCACCCTCAGCGCCACCGGCCCGAACCGCACCTACCTGTGGAGCGGCAAGGTCGACGCCGCCAGCTACGACGGCGGCGACGAGTCGGGCCTGACGTGGCAGAACTACGCCCAGGCACTCCAGGCGGCCGGAGTGAGCTGGAAGGTCTACCAGAACGCCCAGGACAACTACGGGGACAACGGCTGTGCCTACTTCAAGGCGTTCGCCGGCGCCAAGGCCGGTGATCCGCTGTACGACCGGGGCATGTCCTCCGTCCCGAAGGTGACGGGCTCCACCCCGGACGACATAGCCGCCGCCATCAGGGCGGACGTCCTCGCCGGAACCCTGCCGCAGGTCTCCTGGGTCGTCCCGAACCAGGCGTTCTCCGAACACCCCTACGCCCCACCCGGCGACGGCGCCCACTTCGTCGACCTCGTCTACCGGGCCCTCGCGGCGGACGAGGACGTCTTCGACTCCACCGTCCTCTTCCTCAACTACGACGAGAACGACGGCTTCTTCGACCACGTACCGCCGCCCGCACCGCCCGCCGGGACTCCGGGCGAGTTCCTGAACGGAGTGCCGTACGGCTTCGGGTTCCGCGTGCCGATGACTGTCGTCTCCCCCTGGACCCGGGGCGGCTGGGTCTCCTCGGAGGTCTTCGAGCACACCTCCGTGCTGCGCTTCCTGGAGACCTGGACGACCGCACTCGGCACGCCCGCCGCCTGCCCCCACATCAGCGAGTGGCGGCGCAGGGTCAGCGGGGACCTGACCGGCGTCTTCGACTTCGCTCACCCGGTCAAGGGCGCGGTGGCGCTGCCCGCGACCAGCGTGATCGGGCTCTCGACGTGCGGCCCGCTGCCCAACCCCGTACCGACGGACAACGCCCTGCCCGCGCAGGAGCCCGGCACCCGCCCCTCCCGGGCCCTGCCCTACCAGCCCAACGGGTACCTGGAGCGACTGGAGTTCGGCGCTTCCGGGAAGATCCTCGCCTGGTTCACCATGGCCAACCAGGGCACACCGGCGACCCGGGCGGCCCACTTCTCCGTCCACCCCAACGCCTACCGCGACACCACCCCCTGGCAGTACACGGTGGACGCCCAAGGCGCCGCCTCGGACTTCTTCAACATCGGCTCCGGATACGGCGGCGGCGTGTACGACCTCACCATGACCGGCCCCAACCGCTTCCTGCGCCGCTTCCGGGGCGACGCCACCAAGGCGGGCAAGACGGCGGAGGTCCACACCCGGTACGCCACGGAGGCCGGCACGGGCAAGCTCGCGATCTGGTTCGCGATGGTCAACTCGGGCTCCACGGCGGTGACGTTCACCATCACGTCCACCCACTACCGAGGCGACGGGCCGTGGACCTACACCGTGCCCGCCGGTTCCGCCACGGAGGACTTCTTCAACGCGGTCGCCCTCACGAAGGGCTGGTACGACTTCACCGTCACGGTCGACTCCGACACCTCCTGGTCGCGCAGGTTCACCGGACGTCTGGAGACCGGCCAGGCGGGGGTCAGCGGCTGA
- the dapD gene encoding 2,3,4,5-tetrahydropyridine-2,6-dicarboxylate N-succinyltransferase, whose protein sequence is MTDTTSQGSSRTTGAVAAGLATIDGNGTVLDTWFPAPELTAEPGPAGSRRLTADETVNLLGEGAAKAVGVDARRGVEVVAVATVIASLDDKPLDAHDAYLRLHLLSHRLVQPHGQNLDGVFGLLANVAWTSLGPVAVDDLEKVRLNARAEGLHLQVTSVDKFPRMTDYVAPKGVRIADADRVRLGAHLASGTTVMHEGFVNFNAGTLGTSMVEGRISAGVVVGDGSDIGGGASTMGTLSGGGKERIVIGERCLIGAEAGIGIALGDECVVEAGLYVTAGTRVTMPDGQVVKARDLSGASNILFRRNSVTGAVEARPNNAVWGGLNDILHAHN, encoded by the coding sequence ATGACCGACACGACTTCCCAGGGCTCGTCCCGTACCACCGGCGCCGTCGCCGCCGGCCTCGCCACCATCGACGGGAACGGCACCGTCCTCGACACGTGGTTCCCCGCCCCGGAGCTCACCGCCGAGCCCGGCCCGGCCGGCTCCCGGCGGCTCACCGCGGACGAGACCGTGAACCTCCTCGGCGAAGGTGCCGCCAAGGCCGTCGGCGTGGACGCCCGCCGCGGAGTCGAGGTCGTCGCCGTCGCCACGGTCATCGCCTCGCTGGACGACAAGCCGCTGGACGCGCACGACGCCTACCTGCGCCTGCACCTGCTCTCGCACCGGCTCGTCCAGCCGCACGGCCAGAACCTGGACGGTGTCTTCGGCCTCCTCGCCAACGTCGCCTGGACCTCGCTCGGTCCGGTCGCCGTGGACGACCTGGAGAAGGTCCGGCTGAACGCCCGCGCTGAGGGCCTGCACCTCCAGGTCACCTCGGTCGACAAGTTCCCGAGGATGACGGACTACGTCGCGCCCAAGGGCGTCCGTATCGCCGACGCGGACCGGGTCCGCCTCGGCGCGCACCTGGCGTCCGGCACGACCGTCATGCACGAGGGCTTCGTCAACTTCAACGCCGGCACACTCGGTACGTCGATGGTCGAGGGACGCATCTCCGCGGGCGTCGTCGTCGGCGACGGCTCGGACATCGGCGGCGGCGCCTCCACCATGGGCACCCTCTCCGGTGGCGGCAAGGAGCGCATCGTGATCGGCGAGCGCTGCCTCATCGGCGCGGAGGCGGGCATCGGCATCGCGCTCGGCGACGAGTGCGTGGTCGAAGCCGGTCTGTACGTCACCGCCGGCACCCGGGTCACCATGCCGGACGGCCAGGTGGTCAAGGCCCGCGACCTCTCGGGCGCCTCGAACATCCTCTTCCGCCGCAACTCCGTCACGGGCGCCGTCGAGGCCCGTCCGAACAACGCGGTCTGGGGCGGCCTGAACGACATCCTGCACGCCCACAACTGA